DNA sequence from the Peromyscus eremicus chromosome 7, PerEre_H2_v1, whole genome shotgun sequence genome:
tttaaagtgtgtgtgtgtgtgtgtgtgtgagagagagagagagagagagagagagagagagagagagagagagagagagacagagagacacagagagacacagagagagagagagaaagagagagagagagagagagagagagagagagagagagagagagagagaggtggggtggggtatgAATCAAAGGGAAAGTGGAGAGAACAGAGGTGAAAAGAATTGTAGCATGTCTCACTATGAGGAGAAGCAAAAACCTGGAACAAGAatgaaaggaaacatttttttcaaaaaggattttatttgtattgtattttaaaatttgtgtgaaaTCCTTTGTACGTGCCTTtgcatgagtatgtgcatgtgagtgcaggtgcttttCAAAGCCAGacatgttggatctcctggaactggagttacagatgttggtGAGCAACCTGACCTGGGTTCTGGGACCCTGCTTGGGACTTCTGAAGgagcagcacatgcttttaactgctgagccatctctctggttaCCTCTCTCCTCAcccagtttttgagacaggatttcactatgtaggtCTGGCTGGtctgcaacttgctctgtagaatgaggctggccttgaactctcagagatctgccagcctccgTCTTTGGGGTTAAAGGTgggtgtcaccatgcccagcatgaaGGAAGCATGTTTAAAGACAGGAGAAGTAGATATTGATAATTTGGACAGCTAGGCTCCGTATATAGGATCAGGAGCTTGAGAAGGCAGAAGGATAATCGGAGGGCTTGGCTTGTGATCAGGACAAAGACCTTTAATTTCACTGGAGGAAAAGCAGTGAGTGGGGGCCGGGGACAGCTGTGATGGAGCACAAGGGGATAGGAAATCGGGGACCGAATCTGCTCCCCTTTCTTCCATCAAGTGGAGGGGAGAAGAAGCAAAACTGGGTATTTGGAGAGGAGAGGCTTTGGGTTATTCAACCCATAAAATGGAaatgcaagccgggcggtggtggtgcacacctttaatctcagcactcgggaggcagagccaggtggatctctgtgagttcgaggccagcctgggctaccaagtgagttccaggaaaggcgcaaagctacaaagagaaaccctgtctcaaaaaaccaaaaaaaaaaaaaaaaaaaaaaaggaaatgcaaaCATGAGAGAAAATTGGGGAACTATTCAGTTGAGATATAGTCCTGAGGATAGACAGTCTTGCTCAAACGGCGCTATACTACAGGCCAAGGAGAAGGAAGGTGGTGGGTTCACCCCATACGTgttgagagagggaggggaagaaggagggacgaaggaagagaaaaagccaGACTCTGTAGAGCATTGATTGTAACGAAGCACAGAATCCGGACTGGTAAAGTTAGGCGCAGCAGGAGTGATGGCCTGAAAGACTGGCAGCGTCTAGAGATGGAAGATCTTAACACACCGGAAGAGACACTCCATCTGTTACTGAGAAGCTGGAccggagggaaaggaggaaggaaccaGAGACGGGCCCCGGAGAAAGCAATTTGAGCAGCCTTCCATCATGGGGGATAATCATTTCTAGAGCCTCACTGTCCAATGCAGTAGCCACTAGCCACAGTGTGGAGAgctaaatttaaatgtaaagaagTTCAAAACCCATTCCCTCAGTTTCACTAGATGTATTTCCAGGGCTTTTCCATACTAGACAGCGCAGCCACAGAAGGTTGTACAAAATAGTGCTGTCTtcgtatggccatgggagcagaATTAAAGAGCCTGGGAGGGTCGTTTAGGGGCTGGGAAGGAGGGATGTCAGAGGGCACCTTGTTTGCTACACAACCCTTCAGGAGAGGAGTTGGGGTGAGAGGACTGTGAAGAAGGAATTGAGGTGCCGGGAGTGtctttttagaaaacagtttatttttaGTTCATGCACactcatgttttgcctgcatgtatgtctgtgtgaaggtgttgggtgtcctgaaactggagttacagttatgagctgccatgtgagtgctgggaattgaacctgagtcgtCTGGAAGAAtagcttaaccactgagcccttgcTCTAGTcctgtgagtgtctttttcctcTTGTTCTCTGGGTCATCTCCTCCTTGCCTGTTGACATGCCCAGCCCTAGCCCCAGCACTAAGGCCAACCTCCTATCCTTACTTGGGGCCACATTATGATGCCCTCATTCAGACACTGACATTTGCTTTAGGTGCTTCCCAAAGAGGGAACAGAGGCACTCTAGACCCCAGCCAGCCCTGACTCCAGACCCCAGAGTCAGTCTATGCATGCAGAGGTATCAAGAGTTTTCATGGGTTGTCGTCTTTAGATCAGTGACTGGAAGAAAGGAATAGGCCTGAGGATGGGAACTGGACTTCTGTGAGGTCAGGTCAGGTTGGGACCTAGCTGATGTTTTGATGATGGCATGTGACCATTACCATTCCAATACACAAACACAGGAAAACCTTAGTGTTGTTCTCTGTGAGAGACAACAGGAGTCAGTGAGGCCCAAGACTCAAGGCTTCCATTAGTTGGAAACATAAACATACACCAACCATTTAGACCTTTACTGGGGACCCAAGACATAGCGTTCCTTCTAATCAGCTCTCAGTGGTCAATGATCTCAATGTGGAACTGCAGGTGCGTGGTGGTGATCACACAGTGACCTTTCAGGAGGGAGCAAGACTGGCAATTGTGGTATTTCCAGTGGCCCTGGATGATGCAGATGGCATTGAGGACCTGGCAGTACCGCCAGTGGATGCGCCACATCCGAATCAGGGACTGGAGCTTGACCACCGCTCTCTCTCTGTTGGAGTAGTCAATCAGCGCTTTCCTCCGCTTCTTCTCCAGGTTCCTCCCGAGTGTCAACCGCCACCAGCATTGGATGATCCAGGCTCTGAGGGCTGCGTGGAGCAGGGTCCTGCGCACCAGTGTGCCACGCCACCAGGCCTGGACCTTAATGGCTGCTTTGATTTtggcctttttaagctttttctAGACAGAGATAAGATAGATTACTCAAGGACCTTCCTGCTACCAACTTTCAGGGTCTTCTTGGAAGGGCTTTGGACTATCTCTTAACATTGGCTCTTCTTGGAGAGTTCTAGGATCTAGCAGAACTCTGATCAGGAGCCAGGAGACCTGGTAGGGACCTTCTTTGTCATTGTGGACACATCACCTCACCCTCAGTGtcacagttcatttctttttctttttttttcttcgagacaagagtttgtttttgagtcctggaactcactctgtagaccaggctggcctcgaactcacagagatcctcctgcctctgcctcctgagtgctaggattaaaggcgtgcgccaccaccgcccagctgctcttttcttttccatcccatgtattctaggctggcctggaacttcttaGACAGTAGAGGATGACTTTAAATTTCTGTTCCTccggcctccacctcccaagggctgggatgacCGGGGGtgtacctcccaagggctgggatgacCGGGGGtgtacctcccaagggctgggatgacaggggGTGTACCCTCTCGGCTAACAGTATTCTTCTCTTGCCTACCCCACTGCTGCCTAAATCAAGAGAAAACCAGAGTCACTGGAAGGGTCTCCTGGGGATTAGAGGAGCTCTGCTGTAGTCACAACCCGTCTTTGGGGCGCACTGATTGGGGAACGTTTGCTCTCCTAATGCTTCTGTCTGGTTTTGCTTTGCTGACTCGTGTCCCATCATCTGATGGCTCTCTGCAGTAATCACGGATTTTTATTTCGTGGTGTGGTTTGTAGTACTTCCTGCATGTTCTACAACCAGCCTTCCTGTATTTAGGCCATTCTGCTTAATTCAGAGTACGCGTGTTCTCGACTTCCAGCCCCAAGCAGTTAGTTTCTGATGGCTTTCCCACTTTCCAGTCACCATGTCACAGTCAGACTCAGATCCAAGAGtctggactgaggaggaggaggaggaggaggaggaggaggaggaggaggaggagacagagaggaatgaGCAAATACTGACTTGACTTGGTTATTTTAGACTTGGGTATATATGAGGTGGAATCCTACGCCCCTAGGACATGGATACAGATGATTTGGAGTTCTTTTAACTGTTGTAATTCTACTCACTTGTTTTTTTACTTTTCGTTTCTCCTTCCTTTGAACAATCTCATCTTCCTCTTCAGTTACAGATGAAATTAAACTGCTCTTGGACTGTCACCAGAATTAAATGAGAAATATACATCCATGAGAAAACCATTCTTTGTATGGGTCTGTTCAAAACCACCCACTGCTTGACAACCCCTCTTTCCCCTAGACCTGGGAAGTCCAGGATGATACCCACCCACACCCCTGCTCTAACCACCTGCTGGATCTGTCATGTTGTTTACACAAAACTTAAGCACCTTAACCAACCTGCATCTAGATGGTTTGTTTGCCCtggtctctctgcttcccaagatcTGGTACGAGTGGTCTGATGGGGAAACTGAATTCACAATGGCTTTGTGATATAGGGTTAAGACATCTGCCTCAGACCCTCCTTCACTTACCTCCATGTCACACATGTGCTACTGCCCCCCTCTCAGGTCCCTTCTCCCAGGGACCCCTTTCTAGCCTCTCGCCTCTACAGGCATTCCAAGGGGGGGGGACCCACAAATCTAAAAATTCAAATCTAGGATCTgcacatgagagagaacatgcatctctctttctgagcctgggcTACTTCCCTCAGTAAAATACCTTCTAGTTCCCCTCATGTACCCAGCAGCCTTACAATTGCTGTGTATTCACAGAATTCAAGATTCAGTTCTGTGTATATACCACGTTTTCCTTATCTGTCATCAGTTGGTAGGCATCTAGGCTGACTGTTTCCTAGCTAATGTGGATAGAATATTGATGAACATGGAAGTCCAAGTATCTCGGTAGTCAGAGCTACAAGCTTCGATTCTTCTGGCTAGCTTCCACAATCCTCAAAGGTTGTATGCATACTACCaggggagaaaagtaatcaacggtcttatccagctgtgaaccctgggAGCTGCAGGAACAACTGACCTGACAAGACATATCCATCTATGCAATAGCGGCACAACTGCTATTGTGGGAACAACCAACCACTTTCAGATTGGATTTTAAGCCCGTTCTACAAGATGGAACCCAAgtcttgtagcacgaatcttaaaggttcttattaacaaaaaaaactcggaagccaggtattggggtgatgctgaaagatgagagaaacataacaagccacagccaacctcacctcgccaattcctcagctgaccttgtttcctcaaactgaaagcttgtgagtcctcacctgaatggatctcagctgaactgctgctaaaagctaaaagcttaaaaaggctctagttcctggtcctcatgccttatatatctttctgcttcctgccatcacttcctgggattaaaggtgtgtgtcattatgcttggctgtttccagtgtggctttgaactcacagagatccagaggaatctctgcctctggaatgctaggtttaaaggcgtgtgctaccactgcctaacttatgtttaatatagtgggtgttctgttctctgacccctagatgagtttattggggtgcacaatatatcaaccacaatgtCTGGCATTGTTAACTGGGCCAAGAGCCCAGGGCAGGCTAGGttataggccctaggggagaacctagtAATATTTTTCTGCTAAATAGTCATAGCAATAAATATCCCTCTAAGCTCTTatttttatacccatagattagtataTCTCTCAacccttatcaaagaagcttctttttacagtagaTGGAGATTAATGCAGAGACCCAGAACCCATTGAGAAGGCCATTAAAGATCTACCATAAATAGGCACCAAGACGTGATAGACCCAATCTGAATCTCTAAAAACTTAGAAATTCAGATGTTACTCATTAAAAACTATCCTAAAAGAATTTCCATCAAGAATTTCACAGGAgtaatgcaaacttgtacagccactttggaaatcaatatggcgctttcttagaaaattgggaatcaatctcccccaagacacagctatatcactcttaggcatatacccaaggaatgctcaatcataccacaagggcacatgctcagctatgttcatatcagcattgtttgtaatagccagaacatggaaacaacctagatgcccttcaactgaagaatggataagtaaaatgtggtacatatacacaatggagtactactcagcagagaaaaacaatgacatcatgagg
Encoded proteins:
- the LOC131915362 gene encoding IQ domain-containing protein F2-like isoform X2 — protein: MEKQTQDKKTKAAKADETILQKRNTEKMELPPQPEKSDVELSLYKEERQPKSKSSLISSVTEEEDEIVQRKEKRKVKKQKKLKKAKIKAAIKVQAWWRGTLVRRTLLHAALRAWIIQCWWRLTLGRNLEKKRRKALIDYSNRERAVVKLQSLIRMWRIHWRYCQVLNAICIIQGHWKYHNCQSCSLLKGHCVITTTHLQFHIEIIDH
- the LOC131915362 gene encoding IQ domain-containing protein F2-like isoform X1, yielding MTSWSSPPSAVLGLLESDEQQPTGDDYLSPFSAMGAQCCKSDVELSLYKEERQPKSKSSLISSVTEEEDEIVQRKEKRKVKKQKKLKKAKIKAAIKVQAWWRGTLVRRTLLHAALRAWIIQCWWRLTLGRNLEKKRRKALIDYSNRERAVVKLQSLIRMWRIHWRYCQVLNAICIIQGHWKYHNCQSCSLLKGHCVITTTHLQFHIEIIDH